The DNA segment gccggcatccttttcgccgtccttcagtcttgctcttcccatcgcgatgtggaaagcctgaaggtgcgctttcggatcggccgtaccatcgtactttggtactttgatttttcccggatcggacaccctcatgtccgaaatgcgactggtaaagggggtctttcgagctccttccagcagtcgatcgatctcgggggcagcactagtagcatgatggatttgagactttacggctctcacttctgccgcagtcttagtgatgtagtcgcgaagatcgcggatatccgatgtctcgtcagtggatttccgagcctgtcggcgtttactgcgagtgagctcggtttgcctttcggccagctcctcttgttcgttccaataggcgacttcttcttcttccgtcattggtttttcgaacggggagccttcccgagcggatcggcttctggtccttcttggatgtctgtcgacatcctcgtcggtgtcgttggagacatcgctaggatccaggtcaatgtgttcggcttcgttatcctccgagtcctttgcagggggcggaagactttcagagttccccttttcgatgggagatttctcgctagggttttgaccggaaggtcgttcccgcgcgactcctgctctatcgagtggggtggcgaagtcgagcctcttcccgcggattttggtggttccgcggggacggatagcttgggtccttgccgttaaggtttcaacctgtttggtcaaggtattcacgagcttatcctgttcttccgaccttttttcataggtggcgaacatctttttaaactcctcgagagtcgcggcgttggcttgcgcgttggccgcagatacgtccgctaccggagtgtggagatcggtgccgctgcctccgttaaggggagtttgcacgttatccgcgtcgttggttgacatgtctgactgtgtgtggcttttgcgggttagattgatccgtaaggccccctccttctagcgccaaactgtgggaaccgaaattcgcactgtcgatttccgtttaaataaggaaactaagaaaaccctagtttcccagaggacccggatatctgttaattaccacacgtcaagcaatcagaacacgagaataacaacgataaaaataagaaatcgaaaagagagcaaagtagatcttattccgaatctgcgtatgagcgttacaacaaggtataagcctgggctcgagagctgtcggcgagattcctagttctagcaaccctaagacggctaaacctaattgagtcgcagctcgaaataacaaaaacggaaagttgcctaaatcgctctaagtgctaagtttgctctgaaaagttcttctttctgctcctcgcctaggactccttatatactagctccaaggtcggtttacgcttttactcttctgcccttaagccgtcatagcaaaaaatggagatattccatttttcccgatcttcacaattatcttcaaaacttccgtatttatccgcggaaacttgacatttatccttcctcgtgggccaagcgtgaaccatgctgtggttcacgggcttttggttagaaaaaatcgtaggatgggcctcgagtcgtgttttaggtccctttgggccgtcttccgactcgacacgtttactacgagttttccgcggtttctaatcgaagtttgatcgatgaattagaatagcgggaaacatggactgagcttgctacggtcttcgggagatagcattcgaaggtttgacgagaatgcaaggactggtgtcgtatcgatgttcggaaaggttcaatcgctacaccgcgaccgaactttggctcgagcccggtcgctacgtagcgaccgagcgggacgatcgctcggtcgctacgtagcgaccgagcttggctcgagctcggtcgctacgtagcgaccgagcgggacgatcgctcggtcgctacgtagcgaccgagctttggctcgagctcggtcgctacgtagcgaccgagcgggacgatcgctcggtcgctacgtagcgaccgagcttggctcgagctcggtcgctacgtagcgaccgagcgggacgatcgctcggtcgctacgtagcgaccgagctttggctcgagctcggtcgctacgtagcgaccgagcgggacgatcgctcggtcgctacgtagcgaccgagcttggctcgagctcggtcgctacgtagcgaccgagcgggacgatcgctcggtcgctacgtagcgaccgagctttggctcgagctcggtcgctacgtagcgaccgagcgggacgatcgctcggtcgctacgtagcgaccgagcttggctcgagctcggtcgctacgtagcgaccgagcgggacgatcgctcggtcgctacgtagcgaccgagcttggctcgagctcggtcgctacgtagcgaccgagcgggacgatcgctcggtcgctacgtagcgaccgagcttggctcgagctcggtcgctacgtagcgaccgagcgggacgatcgctcggtcgctacgtagcgaccgagcttggctcgagctcggtcgctacgtagcgaccgagcgggacgatcgctcggtcgctacgtagcgaccgagcttggctcgagctcgggcgctacgtagcgaccgagcgggacgatcgctcggtcgctacgtagcgaccgagctttggctcgagctcggtcgctacgtagcgaccgagcgggacgatcgctcggtcgctacgtagcgaccgaacttggcTCGGGTCTggtttgacatttatctttcctcgtgggccaagcgtgaaccatgctgtggtccacgggcttttggttagaaaaaatcgtaggatgggcctcgagtcgtgttttaggtccctttgggccgtcttccgactcgacacgtttactacgagttttccgcggtttctaatcgaAGTTCTGATCGATggattagaatagcgggaaaaatggactgagcttgccacggtcttcgggagatagcattcgaaggtttgacgagaatgcaaggactgttgtcgtatcgatgttcggaaaggttcaatcgctacaccgcgaccgatctttggctcgagctcggtcgctacgtagcgaccgagcgggacgatcgctcggtcgctacgtagcgaccgagcttggctcgagctcggtcgctacgtagcgaccgagcgggacgatcgctcggtcgctacgtagcgaccgagcttggctcgagctcggtcgctacgtagcgaccgagcgggacgatcgctcggtcgctacgtagcgaccgagcttggctcgagctcggtcgctacgtagcgaccgagcgggacgatcgctcggtcgctacgtagcgaccgagctttggcccgagctcggtcgctacgtagcgaccgagcgggacgatcgctcggttgctacgtagcgaccgagcttggctcgaactcggtcgctacgtagcgaccgagcgggacgatcgctcggtcgctacgtagcgaccgagctttggctcgagctcggtcgctacgtagcgaccgagcgggacgatcgctcggtcgctacgtagcgaccgagcttggctcgagctcggtcgctacgtagcgaccgagcttggctcgagctcggtcgctacgtagcgaccgagcgggacgatcgctcggtcgctacgtagcgaccgagcttggctcgagctcggtcgctacgtagcgaccgagcgggacgatcgctcggtcgctacgtagcgaccaaacttggctcgagctcggtcgctacgtagcgaccgagcgggacgatcgctcggtcgctacgtagcgaccgagcttggctcgagctcggtcgctacgtagcgaccgagcaggacgatcgctcggtcgctacgtagcgaccgagcttggctcgagctcggtcgctacgtagcgaccgagcgggacgatcgctcggtcgctacgtagcgaccgagctttggctcgagctcggtcgctacgtagcgaccgagcgggacgatcgctcggtcgctacgtagcgaccgaacttggcTCGGGTctggtttgaatcccaaaggatacttcttcgtaaaaacctcgtataggttatttcgacgaaaattacatcccttcttttactaactctttcggaaatacgatctccgaggattttcgggtggtaattccgtcgtaaccgtttttgaccccaacacatcTTCGTCGTTTTTACTCGTAAAACGAGTAACCTTTCAGAACGAGTAAAATGATCTACATCACCGTTTtactcgcaaaaaaaaaaaaaaaaaaaaaaaaaacatgagtagATGCACCCTACGGTCACTTCTACTCGACCAAGTAAAAATGACTACCAAGCCACTTTTACTTGGACCaaaacgaactacgaaaggcttgatcctcCTCGGAGGTACGTAGGCATCCCCTCTACGGGTTCCAGccccaaacaaacaaaaaaaaaaactttttactCGTCTCGTTTATCTAACGAGCAAACGATGCCAGCCCCTTAACTCGAAAGCGGCGCACGAGCACTCGCCCAATTAATCGAACATATCCTGATCAGATGTTGAACGAAGGGAAAAACAGAGTCACCAATGATGAAAATCATTGACCAAACTCACGAGTGGAATTTCGGACCTTGTCACAAATCGAAGAATAATGAGTTGGCCGACCTTATTTCTCTCGATTACCGTGTCGCGTCCAGAAACCTTTCCCTCGGAAACTTATTTAGAATTCTTGTCTTAATTTGCTCCCGACTTATTGAAAGAAAGAATAGCGGGATCGAATTAACGAGCAACGAATAATTTCATAATCTACTGAGTTGTTAGCTGTTATCCGTAACCCACATAAAGAACAAACACTTAATAGAAATTTCAAAGTTTTTACAGAATGTTGAGTTCATAGATTCCGAGGAATCaaggctacaaaaaaaaaagcgaaAGAAGTTACAACAAACAACATTGATTATTAATCGACCACAGGAGGATCCTTGTCGCCACTGCCGTCACCCTCTCCGGGACCCGAGACGCGGCCAAACTTTGTTGGGATTGACTCAGTAACATTCGCAGCTGGCGTCTCAGTTGGAAGGTCATCTCCCTTCCCCGGGTCTTCCGACGAGGAAGCCGACGAGCTGGCATTCTTCGATGCCTTCGCAGAGGAATCGGTCAGCACGATGGTAGGCACAGCCCCGTCCTTCTGAACAACCGGTCCCACTGATGTTCGCTCCGTCGGGTCGACACCTTGGTTGGTGTGCTGATTGGAAGATACGGCCGTCTGAGCGGGCTTCTCCGTCGGATCTGCAGATCGGGGATCTCGGTCGGCGAGGGGAGTACGAAGAGCAATGGCAGCCTCTGAATCGATCAAACCAATGTTCGATCCAAATGGGTCGAGCTGACGCCAAATCTCTTCGATCAGGAACCGAGACTCCAACACTAACGGGGAGAGGCGAAGATCTTCTGCTGGAATTTCCTTTACTTCCAAGCGTTCTGCTTCCTCTTCATAATGCCTCTCTTGCCCAGCGAAGAAATCGATGGTTTCCTGCGGGATCTCGACACCTGAGGCCTTAATCTGCTCGAGACATTTCCTTGTTCCAAAGGCTTGGCTGTAGACACATCTAGCATCGTCATACTTGTCCCTTTGGTCCTCACGAAGAGAAATCTTATGGAAGCGTTTCTCGGCCTTAGCAATCATGGCGATCAACACGCGAATCCTCTCGTGCGTAACCTCGTACCTACGAGATTTCCGAAGCCTGGCCATCTCCTCGGAATGCCTAAGTGATTCCGCGGCCATCCTTCTCTCTAGGTCGACCTTTTCCTTCCGCTGCTTGTCCACCACAACTTCAAGGTTGTTCATCGCCTCCTTACACATCTGCAATTCAGCCGCGTCAGATGTTCGCGTCTCGTCAAACGCTTTCCTGAGAGACCTCTCCCGAGCAATGGCTTCAGTCTTTTCCCGCGAAGACACCCGAAGAGCCTCCTCCGCTTTCTTCTTGGCTTCTTCGCTCTCGCGGATCTGCTCTCTAGCCCGCCTAAGGGCTGAGTCATACTTCCCGACCAGAACATTCCAGCCGCCGTGACTCTgatcaaaacacaaaaaaaagacTTAGCCAAAATAATTTAAGGTTCAGAGAAGAAGGAAACGAGCAACAACTTACCTTTACCGACGAGCAAGAAGCCTGTTCATATTCATCTTTGAAGATGAGGTCCCCCACTGAAGGAAGCAGATCGGGACCGCCTTTGACTAGCCGTAGCAAGCGAGCGCAATCCTCCGGGTAACAGGCCAGCGGGAGCTCTCGGTTGAACTCGAACTTGAACCCATCCTCCGGGGTTTCCTTGGGACGGCCGGACACACGGGTCTCAGAACCTTCCGTGATATGAGCCGAAGAGTCGCCCCTCAGAGGGACTCGCGGTCTTTCAGAGGCTGGCAACTCCTTTGGAGTCTCCGAGAGGACCTGACCACCCACTAAGGCTCCGCGATTCTGCTGAAGGCCCTCTCGTCTTCTCCGACGCAAAGCGATGGTCTCGTTTTCATCATCATCCGAGGTCCCAACCTCGGGAGTAGCGTCAGGGACCAAAGCCTGGAGTTCCTCCTCGCAAACCGAGGATGGTCGGGGCACGGAGAAATCTtgcttcttcgttttcttcttcctgGGAACGTCTTCTGCAGGTGGTTCCGCGGCTTTCCTCTTCTTACTACCCTTCTTAGAGGGGTTATCCGGATCGGTTTGACCTATCTCATTGGACTCCTTCCGAGTCTCcttgcttctcttcttcttcgaggTCTTTCCCTGAGAAGAACCACCAGTAGGCGCCCGCTCGGCGGTAACGGGGACAGCGTCCGTAATCTCGACCCCCGCAGAGTCGTCAGTACCCTTTTTGGCACCTATCTTCCCCGCCGCAATAAGGCTAAGATCGGGCAGTTGCTTCATTGTTCGGGCCTGATTGATTTCCTTTTGCTCGGCTCGTGTAAAAAGAGACAACCGCTTCAAAGTCGATCGATTGATGAGAGGAAGCGAATCCGAAATCCAATGCTCTGCAAAAGAAAATCCCTAATAAGATGTTATTCGCTTGATAGGAAACATAAAGGGGGAGTGAGAACTTACGACTCGCAATCCGTTCTACAGATCTTTGAATTCTCTCCCGAGTAAAATCCTCCCAGTGATCTTGCTTCTGCAACGCGACAATCCGAGCACTCTCCTTCCAATCCTCGGGGTACGTAGCAAGATTCGGGTGaccaactacaaaaaaaaatatacgcGTTAGACGAGCACACGCCACAATCGTCACATAAGACAGCGTGCAGTACCCATCTCTGCATTCCAGAGAACGCGGTAACCAGACTTCGGAGGCTCTTCGAACGCTGATCTGTTCGACTTCACGTAGAAGTACGAGCGCTGCCAGTCTGAAGTTTTGGTCGGATACCCCGTGACCACGTTATAGTTTGGGCGCATCCTCGTCGAGACGAGCCCATCGTCGGAAATCGAAACTGAGGTCAATTCTTCAAACGACCTCACACTCATCGATGTCCCTGCCTCAGCCGCGATCACCGATAAAACGACCATCAACCGGAGAGAACCGTTCATCAACTGGCTTAAAGCGACTCCTCTGCGGAAAGCATAAGCCGTGACGATTCGGGGAATTGGGAACCATAACTTCGTGTCGTTCCTGAAATATGACTCGTAAATGCACTGATACCCCTTCGGAGGCGACCAAGGCCTCTGATCCCGCTTTGGAATGATGAACGAGACCCCGTGTGCATTGAGATCTCGGAGGATAGCCTCCACCGACTCCACGGTGGACTTCGTCCTCTCGACGTTGGACCAATCTTGTCCGTCGACGACCGAAGGTCGAATTCTCCAAACCTCCAGTGGGCTCTCCTCGGCGAAGATGTTCCCGGGATAATAGCTGATCGGAACAATCGAGATGTCGACCGCTTCTTGACCGTCGTCATCACCCCGGAACTGTTCTCTCGCTTCCGAGACCAAGAGACGCTGCGATAAGTCCGTATTTCCCATATCCATCATCGCTTCGTGATGGATACCGTCAGAATCCCGAGAAGATACCGCCCCCTTTCCCTTTTGTTCTCGCGTCAAACGATGAGATGACGACATCTCGGATAATCGCAGATCTAAAAAcagagataaagagagagaaggagcgtagagagagaaagtacctttaGCGCTGCggagaaaaatgaaaagaagtGGAGAGGGGGGGAGCTATTTATAGGGAGAGATAAGCGCGGAGATCAAGGCGTCATCATTACGCCTAATAAGGCCTAAGTGGGCCTAAACCCAATCAGGCGCGTGATCGACAGATGCGCCGGTCCGTCTTCTCGACCCGTAAGCGTTTATCTCACGATCGCAACGCGTGAGAAACGGACGCGTCAATCCATTCTCTCGATCGAGAAGTATCGATTGAACGGATTGACTCCTCAACGATCAGTCACTTGCTCGGATTGAACCTTTTGTTCTCCGAACTACAGACACCAAATTCATCGAAGATCGATTGCTCGACCATCAATAAACagggggggacttactgttgggGATGGATTTAACCCATCCACAAAGCCCATCGAACAAAGGGCCCAGTCCAGCAAACCGAGTCGACGTCGGCGCAGAAGCCGATTCTCGAGGCTTCAACTTAACCAGGAAGCGCCGTTAGTCGAAACGGAGAGCAAGCGAAGCGAGGTTGATCGACTAAACGTCTCAGAGCGAGCATCTCATAATCAGGCCCGAAGGGCCGACAAAGCCCAATCAGTAAAAAGAGATTAGGTTAAGGTAATCGAACAGAGTATAAAAGGAGAGGAAAGCAAAGGAGAAAGGTATCGACACTTAGCTACACAAACTTAGCggcgagattagggtttatcatCCGTACAATCATCTCTCTGctatttgtacttttccggtttaAGCTCTCACGAGCTCCGGC comes from the Brassica napus cultivar Da-Ae chromosome A7, Da-Ae, whole genome shotgun sequence genome and includes:
- the LOC111200423 gene encoding meiosis-specific protein ASY2-like, with amino-acid sequence MNGSLRLMVVLSVIAAEAGTSMSVRSFEELTSVSISDDGLVSTRMRPNYNVVTGYPTKTSDWQRSYFYVKSNRSAFEEPPKSGYRVLWNAEMVGHPNLATYPEDWKESARIVALQKQDHWEDFTRERIQRSVERIASQHWISDSLPLINRSTLKRLSLFTRAEQKEINQARTMKQLPDLSLIAAGKIGAKKGTDDSAGVEITDAVPVTAERAPTGGSSQGKTSKKKRSKETRKESNEIGQTDPDNPSKKGSKKRKAAEPPAEDVPRKKKTKKQDFSVPRPSSVCEEELQALVPDATPEVGTSDDDENETIALRRRRREGLQQNRGALVGGQVLSETPKELPASERPRVPLRGDSSAHITEGSETRVSGRPKETPEDGFKFEFNRELPLACYPEDCARLLRLVKGGPDLLPSVGDLIFKDEYEQASCSSVKSHGGWNVLVGKYDSALRRAREQIRESEEAKKKAEEALRVSSREKTEAIARERSLRKAFDETRTSDAAELQMCKEAMNNLEVVVDKQRKEKVDLERRMAAESLRHSEEMARLRKSRRYEVTHERIRVLIAMIAKAEKRFHKISLREDQRDKYDDARCVYSQAFGTRKCLEQIKASGVEIPQETIDFFAGQERHYEEEAERLEVKEIPAEDLRLSPLVLESRFLIEEIWRQLDPFGSNIGLIDSEAAIALRTPLADRDPRSADPTEKPAQTAVSSNQHTNQGVDPTERTSVGPVVQKDGAVPTIVLTDSSAKASKNASSSASSSEDPGKGDDLPTETPAANVTESIPTKFGRVSGPGEGDGSGDKDPPVVD